The genomic window tgagagtaCTTCAGGTGAAGCTGAAATTATTTAGCTGAACTCCAACTTAAGAAGAGATGAAATTGAAGTTAGAACTGCCAAACAAACCCATAATTCAGAAACTATTGAGTCCAGATTGATAACCTTTCCTAAACATGGACTAGACTGTGATTAGAAGCTAGAACCGAAATAACTTGCAAGCTAAAATTAGCTGCAGCAATGCAGGGAAGTGATCTGACGACCTCCCGTTCGCTAGCTTCTCCCCTGAAAACCAGGGCAGCCACCCAGAAATTCTCCTTCGCCATGCAGACTTGCAGCCTTATAATCTCGCCGTCTCGCGTTGAATTTGGCTAACTTAGTGTAATAATCGCGCATCGATCGACCGAACAgcgagcggtggtggtggtatatatggcggcgagcgcgcagacgtgggtggtggtggcggcgctggcgctggcgctggtgatgctgccgcggcggccggcggtggtgggggcggagtcggtggcggcggcgacggcggagaagTCGATGGGGATCGGCGGCGCCGGGAAGCCCAAGTGCCAGCCGGGCGCCGCGACGGGGCCGTGCCGCGTCGGCGCGGTGCACGACCCGGAGAactcggaggaggaggggctgTTCAGCATGAgggccaccccgccgccgaccgccgcgccgccggccgacgaggACTACTTCGACCCCGACCTCtccaacgacgacgacctcgtcgtcctcggccACTGAATTGAACGGCGTGTGGTTTGGTTGTGATCGATCGACTGATCG from Oryza glaberrima chromosome 6, OglaRS2, whole genome shotgun sequence includes these protein-coding regions:
- the LOC127776805 gene encoding uncharacterized protein LOC127776805 translates to MAASAQTWVVVAALALALVMLPRRPAVVGAESVAAATAEKSMGIGGAGKPKCQPGAATGPCRVGAVHDPENSEEEGLFSMRATPPPTAAPPADEDYFDPDLSNDDDLVVLGH